AGTGATACTCGATCAGGCGCTTGCCGCCGGCCTGTACCAGCGGCTTGGGCGTATGCAAGGTCAGCGGACGCATCCGCTCGCCCTTGCCGGCCGCCAGGATCATCGCCTTCATACACTCGCCTCGGCGGGTTGGCGCAGGCTGGCCAGCAGTTCACCCAACTCGCTCAACTCGGGACGATCTGCCAGCACCGCTTCTATATAAGCAAAGAAGCGCGGCACGTCGGCCAGGTAGCGAGGCTTGCCGTCACGATGGCAAATGCGCGCGAAGATACCGATGACCTTGAGGTGGCGTTGCACACCCATCAGGTCGCTGGCGCGCAGGAAATCATCGAAATCCGCCTGCACCGGAATGCCCAGTTGCCCCGCACGTTCCCAATACCCACGCTGCCAGTCCCGCACGCGGGCCTTGGGCCAGCTGAGGAAGGCGTCCTTGAACAGGCAGGTGATGTCGTAGGTGACTGGCCCGTAGACCGCATCCTGGAAATCCAGCACGCCGGGGTTAGGCTCGCTGATCATCAGGTTGCGCGGCATATAGTCGCGGTGCACCAAGACTTTCGGCTGCGCCAGGGCGCTGTCGATCAGGTGATCACTGACCCGCTGCCAAAGCGCTTGTTGTTGCGCATCCAGTTCGATACCCAGGTGACGGCGCACGTACCACTCCGGAAACAACTCCAGCTCGCGGCGCAGCAAGGCGACGTCATAGCTGGGCAGCGGTGCGTCCATCGGCAATTGCTGGAAGGCCAACAAGGCGTCGATGGCATCGGCAAACAATGCATCGGCGTTTTTGTCGTCAATCACGTCCAGATAGGTTTTTCTGCCCAGGTCATTGAGCAAAAGAAAGCCACGCGGCAAATCTTCTGCATAAATTTTTGGAACATTTATTCCTGACTTTGCCAGCAAATGTGCGATATCGACGAAAGGTTTGCAGTTTTCCTGGGGGGGTGGGGCGTCCATGACCACGAAGGTCCGGCCACCGCCTTCCCAACGGAAGTAGCGCCTGAAACTCGCGTCGCTGCTGGCCGCGGTCAATGTAGCCGGGGGTACGGCACCCCAGTCTTGAGCATTGAAAAGGATCGGTAATTGCTCATCCAGCCAGACTTCCAGCTGTTGTAAACGTAGATCTTGCTCGGGCATTACAAGGGTCTCCGACGGCGCTAGCCGTCAAGCGGGGCATGCTTTATTATCACGCATCTTTTTCAGACCATCGAGAGGCGTGCGGCCCAAACCGCGGGCAGATGGCACGCAGGAAGCCCGGACTAATAAGATGGCATTGAAATCCCCCGCGTTTCGTAGAAAATTTCCGTTGCTGGTAACCGGCAGTCTGCTGGCCTTGCAACCCTTCGCCACCTCATTCGTGGTCGCCGCGGAACAGTATGACTGCTCAGTCTCTGCTTCGGGTGCCTGGGATTGCGCGCCGAAAACCGCCGCAGCCCCGCTACCACCACGCCCGGTGCATGATGGCGCTGCCATCAGCTCCGCCAACAGCACGGCGCAGGCCGATGCTGGCGGCAAAGCCGAGGCCGAGCCCAAGACCGCACTGGTCACCGAATCCAAGGGCCGTGGCCTGCGCTCGCGCAGCGCCGACTACAGCCACCTGGACTGGGTCCCACGCGAGAAGCTGACCGCAGCGCAGCTGGCCGAAACCGGCCCGTACTGCGGCGGTGCGTACATCGAGCCGATTCGTCCTGGCATGAACGACAAGACGAACAAGAGCGATGCGCCCACCTTCATCGGCGCCAAGGCTTCGCGTTACGAGCAGGAACAACAAGTCGCCACCCTGGCCGGTGACGTCGTCATGCGCCAGGGCAGCATGCAGTTGGAATCTGAAGAAGCCAGCCTGTACCAGGCCGAGAACCGTGGCGAGCTGAACGGCAAGGTCCGTCTGCGCGACAACGGTGCACTGATCGTCGGCGACCATGCCGAAGTGCAACTCGATACCGGCGCGGCCCAGATCGACAACGCCGAATACGTGCTGCACAAATCGCGCATCCGCGGTAACGCGCTGTACGCCAAGCGTGCTGAAAACGCGATCATCCGTCTCAAGGACGGTACGTACACCACCTGCGAGCCAGACAGCAACGCCTGGCAGCTCAGGGGCAACAACATCACGTTGAACCCGGCCACCGGTTTCGGTACCGCCACCAACGCGACGTTGCGGATCAAGAACATCCCGATCCT
The genomic region above belongs to Pseudomonas azotoformans and contains:
- a CDS encoding aminoglycoside phosphotransferase family protein; this encodes MPEQDLRLQQLEVWLDEQLPILFNAQDWGAVPPATLTAASSDASFRRYFRWEGGGRTFVVMDAPPPQENCKPFVDIAHLLAKSGINVPKIYAEDLPRGFLLLNDLGRKTYLDVIDDKNADALFADAIDALLAFQQLPMDAPLPSYDVALLRRELELFPEWYVRRHLGIELDAQQQALWQRVSDHLIDSALAQPKVLVHRDYMPRNLMISEPNPGVLDFQDAVYGPVTYDITCLFKDAFLSWPKARVRDWQRGYWERAGQLGIPVQADFDDFLRASDLMGVQRHLKVIGIFARICHRDGKPRYLADVPRFFAYIEAVLADRPELSELGELLASLRQPAEASV